From Deltaproteobacteria bacterium:
CATGACCGCCCTCTACGGCCGGATCGCCATCGGCATTCTGATCATGCAGGACCTGTTCGCGGTCCTCTATCTGAGCATATCCTCGGGCAAGATTCCCAGCCTCTGGGCTCTGCTTGTCCTGGTCTTGCCGCTCGTCAGGCCGCTTCTCTTCCGGCTTCTGGACATGGCCGGCCGGGGTGAACTGTTCATCCTCTGCGGGCTGTTCATTGCCCTGGGCGTCGGGGCCGAAGGTTTCTCCCTGGTCGGACTGAAGCCCGACCTCGGGGCCCTGGTGGTCGGTGTGCTCGTGGCCGGGCACCCGCGCGCCTCGGAACTGTCCAAGGCCCTGTTCGGCTTCAAGGAGCTCATGCTGGTCGGCTTCTTTCTGTCCATCGGCATGACCGGCCTGCCCACCTGGGAAATGCTGGGCGCTGCGGCCATTCTCTGCCTTCTGCTGCCAGTCAAGACCGGCATCTACCACTTCATCGTCAGCCAGTTCGGCCTGCGGGCCCGGACCAGCCTGTTTTCGGCCCTGGCCCTGACCAACTATTCCGAATTCGGGCTCATCGTCGGCGCCATCGCCGCCAGCCAAGGCCTCATCTCGCCGAACTGGGTCCTGGTCATGGCCATGACCGTGAGCGTCAGCTTTGCCGTGTCCTCGCCCTTAAGCTCACACTCCGAAACAGTCTACCGAGGGATGTTCGGCTGGCTGCGTCGGTTCGAGCGTGAAAGCTGCCATCCCCACGATGCGCCCATCGACCTGGGATCGGTCCGGGCCGTGGTCCTGGGCATGGGCCGCATCGGTACCGGGGCCTACGACGAACTGAACGACACCTTCGGCCGGGACGTCTGCGGAGTGGAAAAGGTCCCGGAGCGGGTCGACTTCAATCGGGGCCAGGGCCGCAACGTCATCCTGGGCGACGCCACGGACACGGAGTTCTGGTTGAAACTCCAAAAGGACAAGAAGCTTGAACTGGTCGTCCTGGCCATGCCCAACCACCAGGGCAACGTCTTCGCCGCCCAGCAGCTGCGCAACCTGGGATTCACCTGTCATGTGGCCGCCATTGCCCGTTTCCCCGAGGAGGTGGAGGAACTGTCCGCAATCGGGGTCTGCGCCGCCCACAACATGTATGAAGAGGCCGGGGCCGGACTGGTCCGCAGGGCCACCGAAAGCTATTGCCTGCTGAAGGATGCCCCCGATTGATGTTCCCAATTTCCCTCTGACGCGCTCCGGATTGGACCGAGGCGAAAGACACGCCGCCCAAAATTTTTTAGGACCGATTGCAAGCCTTCGGAACTCTGAGTATTTTTTTTCAACGCCTCTCTTGTCTTCCTTTTTTCCACGGCGCTATACTGGCTGATGCCGCCCGGGCAGGTTTCCTGTCGGATCGGCCCGTACACGAATACCCCAACCCAGAGCGCCCCGAACGTGGAAACGACACTTGTCCGGGAGGACGCCGTCGTCGGCGAAAACTCCCTGTCCTGCCTGGAAAAATATCTCTTGCGGAAATCGTGGACCGTGGAGGACCGATGCGACCAGGCCTCAGGCCTGGTTCTGACCGTGTCCCGCTCTCCCGAAGGTCGCGAACTGACCTATCCC
This genomic window contains:
- a CDS encoding potassium transporter Kef, with the translated sequence MLVILVSFAFAFGLALTRIGLPPMVGFLVAGFAYNLAGLAPPPGLDMIADLGITLLLFSIGLKLDVKGLLKAEIWASATAQMLLTTGAMAGALLLAQSWMNSPLLGLSWQAVLVLAFALSFSSTVFAVKVLEDKGDMTALYGRIAIGILIMQDLFAVLYLSISSGKIPSLWALLVLVLPLVRPLLFRLLDMAGRGELFILCGLFIALGVGAEGFSLVGLKPDLGALVVGVLVAGHPRASELSKALFGFKELMLVGFFLSIGMTGLPTWEMLGAAAILCLLLPVKTGIYHFIVSQFGLRARTSLFSALALTNYSEFGLIVGAIAASQGLISPNWVLVMAMTVSVSFAVSSPLSSHSETVYRGMFGWLRRFERESCHPHDAPIDLGSVRAVVLGMGRIGTGAYDELNDTFGRDVCGVEKVPERVDFNRGQGRNVILGDATDTEFWLKLQKDKKLELVVLAMPNHQGNVFAAQQLRNLGFTCHVAAIARFPEEVEELSAIGVCAAHNMYEEAGAGLVRRATESYCLLKDAPD